The following are encoded together in the Babylonia areolata isolate BAREFJ2019XMU chromosome 30, ASM4173473v1, whole genome shotgun sequence genome:
- the LOC143275494 gene encoding uncharacterized protein LOC143275494, producing the protein MTKNHFSHRQGVVRAANVSASVCLGGAGSPLVCGLLADIDYYLCNAGADRETRRDNTLHEDRTQLPPSSQPQGYDVNVNEVLRDLQRADNPPRNENPKHSNVATNMTAEQLTLYNNQTDKIIDIGINTTTEGLAFPVPPGAVVMAIDSERVFEANYTLRCPNKHAHYVLEASLEQIYHQRTAVLTSPVSVNISCQQGSQLLGENAENSAAEGKVGGGPVVFGTFHVHISTELIGKAVLLFYLGTLHDGEMSHPSNLSKSAHEPSSESIKSSEPVSNSLSNDGVTEPSSPPSSSSSSPSVLVHRTVLLVLRKQRLLDVIFRISTYVIVVAVTASMGCTTDMKVVKEVLRRPLAPAIGFCCQYVCMPLIAYGVARTVNVANAPASFGIFACGLCPGGGASNMYTYLLGGDISLSITLTVISTMASLGMMPFWLFTLGSTLESGSGKISIPYLKIVETLATIILPLFLGLFIQYRLPRVAVVIIKALKPVYLVTILYMLVMGVYCNLYIFRLFDLAIVLAGCLLPYLGYVAGGVISFALRQPWLRVKTIALETGIQNTAIAFLIVIFSLPAPEGELAAVAPPACGIMATIPPLVLSLFYGLYKKYRAKGRETTAGECQEMEKKEVEEKKEGEEEEEEQITMLEKPV; encoded by the exons ATGACAAAGAACCACTTCAGCCACCGCCAGGGAGTCGTCAGAGCAGCGAacgtgtctgcttctgtctgtctgggcgg tgcagggtctcctctggtgtgcggaCTCCTGGCCGACATTGATTACTATCTGTGCAATGCCGGCGCTGATCGAGA AACTAGAAGAGACAATACCTTACACGAGGACAGAACCCAACTGCCACCATCCTCTCAGCCTCAGGGTTACGATGTGAACGTCAACGAGGTTCTAAGGGATCTCCAGAGAGCTGATAATCCCCCGCGGAACGAGAACCCCAAACACTCGAACGTCGCCACAAACATGACGGCTGAACAACTCACCCTCTacaacaaccagacagacaagatCATAGACATCGGCATCAACACCACAACCGAAGGACTCGCTTTTCCGGTCCCTCCAGGCGCCGTGGTCATGGCCATAGACAGCGAGCGTGTGTTCGAAGCCAACTACACACTTCGATGCCCCAACAAGCACGCCCACTACGTCCTTGAAGCTTCTCTTGAACAAATATACCATCAGAGGACCGCTGTCCTGACTTCACCGGTGTCAGTGAACATCTCATGTCAGCAGGGCAGCCAGCTTCTGGGTGAAAACGCAGAAAACTCTGCCGCTGAAGGCAAAGTTGGTGGTGGACCTGTTGTTTTCGGTACGTTTCACGTGCACATATCTACCGAGCTGATAGGGAAGGCCGTTTTGCTCTTCTACCTTGGGACGCTGCATGACGGAGAAATGTCCCACCCATCAAACCTGTCAAAGTCAGCACATGAACCATCTTCTGAGTCCATCAAAAGCTCTGAACCTGTCTCAAATTCGCTCTCAAACGACGGTGTCACTGAACCTTCGTcaccaccgtcatcgtcatcgtcatcgccttCTGTACTCGTTCATCGAACCGTGCTGCTCGTGCTGAGGAAGCAGCGCCTCCTTGACGTCATCTTTCGCATCAGCACTTACGTCATCGTGGTGGCAGTGACGGCGTCGATGGGATGCACGACAGACATgaaggtggtgaaggaggtgcTAAGAAGACCCCTCGCCCCTGCCATCGGGTTCTGCTGTCAGTACGTCTGTATGCCTCTG ATCGCCTATGGGGTGGCCCGTACCGTGAACGTGGCAAACGCTCCTGCCTCCTTCGGGATTTTTGCCTGTGGGCTGTGTCCTGGGGGAGGGGCTTCTAACATGTACACCTACCTTCTGGGCGGAGACATCTCCCTGTCAATCACCCTCACCGTCATCAGTACCATGGCTTCGCTGG GTATGATGCCCTTCTGGCTGTTCACACTGGGGAGTACCTTAGAGTCGGGCAGTGGCAAAATCAGCATCCCCTACCTGAAGATCGTGGAAACGCTGGCGACTATCATTCTGCCGCTGTTTCTGGGGCTGTTCATCCAATACCGCTTACCGCGGGTGGCGGTAGTTATAATAAAG GCACTGAAGCCAGTGTACTTGGTGACCATTCTCTACATGCTGGTCATGGGTGTGTACTGCAACCTGTACATCTTCCGCCTGTTTGATCTCGCCATCGTTCTGGCGGGCTGCCTGCTGCCCTATTTGGG CTACGTGGCGGGAGGCGTCATCTCCTTCGCCCTCCGACAGCCGTGGCTCAGGGTCAAGACGATCGCCTTGGAAACGGGCATCCAGAACACCGCCATCGCCttcctcatcgtcatcttctcccTTCCTGCACCCGAGGGGGAGTTGGCGGCGGTGGCGCCCCCAGCTTGCGGTATCATGGCGACAATTCCGCCACTGGTTCTCTCCCTTTTTTATGGCCTCTACAAGAAGTACAGGGCCAAAGGAAGGGAGACCACTGCAGGAGAATGTCAGGAGATGGAGAAAAAGGAggttgaggagaagaaggaaggagaagaggaggaggaggagcagatcaCGATGTTGGAGAAGCCTGTGTAG